The window TCCCCTTGTAAATCATCTTTATAATTTGTATTTTTCGTCTCACTTTTGGCTGTACGGATCAACCTCGCGAGGAGCTCCGCAATCAAAGAATTAAAGACCCTCAGAAAATATCTTTCCCGCTATAAAAAACAGTATATCATCGGTGCCTTCTTTGTGCTCTTTACCACCGGTTTTTCGATGCTGGGTCCATGGGTGCTCAAGTTTGCAATCGATCGACTAACGGCAGGAATCACCAGCCAACTTCTGTTAAAGTATGCCGGATTGCTGGTCGGGGTCGCCCTGATTGAGGGCATTTTCAGGTTTCTGATGCGGCAGACCATCATCGGGGTGTCGCGCAAGATCGAGTATAACCTCAGAAACGATTTCCTCAGTCATCTGCAGAAACTTCCCCAGTCTTTTTATCAACAATTTAAAACCGGCGATTTAATGGCGCGCGCTACTAATGACCTGGAAGCAGTGCGTCAGGTGGTGGGGCCGGCGATCATGTATGCCTCGACCACGATTGTTTCGCTGGCGGCATTCGGAATTATGTGGCACATCAATGTTGAGCTCACTCTGTTGGCGATGATTCCGTTTCCCATTATGGCGTTGATTGTCTGGTGGATGGCGCGCAAACTGCACAAGGCTTATGCAAAAATTCAGACGCAATATGCGGCAATTACTTCCAAAGTGCAGGAGAATCTTTCCGGCATTCGGGTGGTGAAGGCTTATGTCCAGGAGGCTTCGGAAACGGAGAGTTTTAAAGCGCTGAACCGGGATTACATTAACCTGAATTTGAGTTTGGCAAAAATTCGCGGCTTCATGTGGGCGGCGATGACTTTTCTGGTTGGCATCGGCTCCCTGATCGTACTCTGGTTTGGCGGTCGTCTGGTGATTTTAGATCAGATTTCATTGGGTGAGTTTGTGGCGTTCTCAGCTTACCTGGCAAATTTAACCTGGCCGATGATTGCCCTCGGCTGGGTGATTAACCTGATTCAGCAGGGCGCAGCCTCCATGGGCAGAATCAACCGTATTTTTGAGGTCGAACCGGATATTAAAAATGACGAGCGCACGGATTCGACAATAGAAAAAATTTCCGGCGAAATCGAATTTCGCGGGGTAAAT is drawn from candidate division KSB1 bacterium and contains these coding sequences:
- a CDS encoding ABC transporter ATP-binding protein, coding for MKELKTLRKYLSRYKKQYIIGAFFVLFTTGFSMLGPWVLKFAIDRLTAGITSQLLLKYAGLLVGVALIEGIFRFLMRQTIIGVSRKIEYNLRNDFLSHLQKLPQSFYQQFKTGDLMARATNDLEAVRQVVGPAIMYASTTIVSLAAFGIMWHINVELTLLAMIPFPIMALIVWWMARKLHKAYAKIQTQYAAITSKVQENLSGIRVVKAYVQEASETESFKALNRDYINLNLSLAKIRGFMWAAMTFLVGIGSLIVLWFGGRLVILDQISLGEFVAFSAYLANLTWPMIALGWVINLIQQGAASMGRINRIFEVEPDIKNDERTDSTIEKISGEIEFRGVNFSYNGTAILKNIDLKIDKGMTLAIVGPTGSGKSTLINLIPRLFEPQEGELLIDGRKIQEIPLEVLRRNIGYVPQDTFLFSDTIKSNISFGVESPSPQEIEEAAVISQIEKDVADFPDQFETMLGERGINISGGQKQRTAIARAVLRQPRILILDDCLSAVDTYTEEAILGRLREVMRNRTSIIVSHRISTVKDADLIIVVEDGEITERGTHDELLVLGGVYAGLHEKQLLEQELEEC